The Capsicum annuum cultivar UCD-10X-F1 chromosome 3, UCD10Xv1.1, whole genome shotgun sequence genomic sequence AATTATGTTTTGATTATAGAGATAAAGTTTTTACTGGCTACTATAGTTTCAGACTTCAACTGTAACAGATGAATCCAAGTATATCTACTATGCTCATCCACCATAGTCAGAAAATAGTATTTATtatcaaaaaatgaaggtggcagaaatgtggatgctgtgttggatgtgtgggctgactagggagGATAGaattcggaatgagactattagggagaaggttggtgtgactccagtggagaataagaagCGGGAAtttcgattgagatggttcagacacgtgatgaggaggggcatggataccccggttcgtaggtgtgagaggctagatTTGAATGGTTTTAGGTGGGTTAGGGGTAGGTCGAAGAAgcactggggagaggtgattaggcgggacatggaacagtcacagctcactgaggacataatcctagataggaagatctggaggatgAGAATTAGGGCAGAAatctagggtcagtttgggtcgctagtgtagggaattacttggtgggggtattatttttgttatgataccttgtttcattctttattacgaatctgtttacttttctctttttcctattgcttgtgggtgtcgtatttatgttatgccatcttgttccatgctttactatgaatttgtttagtattccgtgtctcgagccgggggtctatcagaaacagccgttctacttctttagaggtagaggtatggattgcgtacatcttaccctccccagacctcactatgtgggaatacactgggtttgttgttgttgtttgccCCCAGATACCCATATGTACAAGGTCAAAGAAAGCTGATGATCTAGATTCACTAACAGGAAAGGACAGTCAGGTTTGTTTAGCAAGTGGTCATAATGTACATTTATGTAAAGCCTTTACCTCCTTATTATTCTTCAATATATTCAAAACTCTTAAAGCCTGTGAAGATGGATGTCCAAGTCTCTAGTGCCAGAGAGTGCTGCTGTGAGCAACAACTTCTGCAGTAATCTTATCATGCATGTTCACTGCGTTGTTAAGTTTTTTCTTCCAGTTATTCTTGAAGATATTAAGTCCACCTTCTTGTCTACCAATTTCCTTTACCTTGCCACTCAAGAGGTCCCGAAACACACAAAAATtgggataaaaataaataaagcaagACAATTCCTTGGTTACTTTAGCTACAGAGAGCAGGTTAAGCTTGAATTCTAGCACAAATGAAACATCTTTAATCAGCTCATCTCCAGAAATATAGTCTTCTACAGTTTGTGATATACCTACTGTAGCTCCATTGGGTAAATGCGACTTGTCATGGTGATACTGACATGAACCTTTGCCATCCTTAGGCATATGCCTTGTTGTATCACATGATGTGTGGCTCCTAAATCCATAACCCAGCTTTGAGAATAACTTTTGGATAGAAAACAAGTAGTAATAGCTGTCATGTTGACTTGTTTCATTTCCTTGGTGTCTTTGCTCAACATAATCATAATTTGATTATATTCTCCTCTAGTAAAAGTATGCCTCTTAGACACTTGTGGATGATGCATCTCTTGACTAGTGCTAGCCACATCTGATTGTCTTGTCACTGAACTTGCACTATGGGACTGGGCATTGCTGTGTGATTGCATTCCACCATTATCAGAGTAGTTGTGACTAGGTCCTACATGGCCATATCCACTACCATAGGACTTGTTAGTGCTAACATTGTAtcctgatttctttttttttttgcttccaaTTAGTAGGGTATCTAATTAAATTGTAGCAATTATCCTTGGTATGACCTGTGAGGGGACAATATTCATATCTCCTTCCTCTATAATTCGAGTTCCCTTATCCAAATTGTTATTTCGATGCACTTGCATAGCTAGTGGTTCTAGTTTCTCATGCACAGTAATCATATAagatgaatgttgaattttatccTCTATAATCATGGCATATGCTTCGTTAATAGTAGAAATGTCTCTCTTTAACAGGATTTGCTTGCAATCCTGGTCATATAACTCATTCAATCCACTAAAAAATTGGAGCAATCTCAATTCATAAAGATGATCTACATAGTCCTTAGATTTAGGGCAACCACAACTAGTATTTGGGACTAAAACATCATACTCACTCCATAAGCTTTTCATCTTTGTAAAATAAACTGAACCAGAATCAGTACCTTGAGAAAGCATGTTAATCTCGCGATATAATTGGTAATTACACATACGATTCACCTTATCAAATCGTTCCTTAAGATCCTCACAGACTGCATAAGCACTAGTAGCATAGACAATTCCACTGAGTAAATTTTCACTTACTGTATTCATAATCCATGAAAGTACAATCGCATTACAGGTCCCATTGTTCATGAAGTTCatctttgtatatttatttgCTGCAAGCTCCAGTAACAAAGCCATATTTTCTCTTTTCTAGAAGAGCAATTCGCACCGATCTACTCCACAAACTATAATTTTCAAATCCAGTTAACTTTATAGGTACAAGCACTCGAACTAActttaagaaacctttataaaagttacttcaaacgattcaaaatagaaaaatcgttttaagttaaagattctagataagcggttcctattaacgttttaggaaggtgttaggcacctaaaacatccgctaacttgcagttatccggattgtttgaaaatcatcttttgattaacttcgaaaagattaatttgttgaaatagtgatttgattttttttttcaaaaaaaagacttgtataaaatagatttaggcgacttagtagggattttaactaagtctaaacaaaactaataaacaaataaacatataaaaggggatgggaggagaaagtaaaggatttaggccattgggcccaaatcaacaagacctgtcctagtctagttgggcttccgacccatttcacccgttctaaactattttttgagcatttggctcgagtcttgctccacctgtattaaatacgactatggcttcgaggccgaaatgaatgaatgaatgaataaatgactaaatgaataaataaaaagaagagaataataaaaattgagacttttcaagtctcttagtgacctcatcaatgggttttgacccattttccttcttcgtctatcttctagcacccgcacgccatgtagtggaccttgggtttaaacttcgaacttgactcgaaggggtgagcctcatttacccattaggaaatgcaagaggagaggagtccatttggactctagatatttttttgcatgcaaagaaaagataaagaaattaatatatgctcaaggcataaaagtgacatatttcaaagtaaaagaaactatcaagaaccaatttttgaatgacaagaataagcacacttgcacaagaatgagagtcaacaaataaaaaatgcaaagcaaaagtttcacaatcatactatgcatgagtcaaaaatattcaaataattttatttagccgcaaaagttcgaactttcttatcattttgaaaagacaacatgcgaacaaagaagaataaacatcttggatgaaaaataaagctagcacttcatatcttatatgagagttttgaaatccattaaaataattagtaagcaaatgacaaattcttaacttaactaattactatttttattaaggcgcaacaaataataataactatccttccaacataaaataaataactttacatgctataaaaaacatatctaccaacaataagtttaaacaagacatggtattgtttttcaagtaaagatctaaactttatccaaaataatcaaagaataaagtaaaaaaagagaaacaatcaatattatctattcttttcaacataaagaaaataactttacatgctaaaaacaaatatatctaccaacaataagtttaaacaagacataagtatcgtttttcaagtaaagatctaaactttattcaaataatcaaagaataaggtgaaaagacaaaacattcaacattaattattcttctaaacataatgaaaataactttacatactaaaaataaatgtatccaacaacaatgagtttaaacaaagcataaatacatcttttaagcaaagattgaaactttatccaaaataatcaaagaataaagtaaaaaaaggcacatacaactattgctagctcatttttatatcatgaacatgaaaacaattagaatatcgataccacaacgtcctagggccttcaaggccatctacaacatacaatcccagcaaacaaaattatatctacaAACTACgtagaaaaaagatgaagaagaaaacaataataaaaactaaaataaaaaaaggtgtgtttaactttttgggggcagcaaaacgagactacgagcttcgttggaatcaaccaccaccgaaaaacaccgccggcaactcaaaaattttgattagccgatcaacttatgaaacaaaaatttttactaaataaaaataactattttttcttaaaaggatttttttcacctttctagcctttttttttcttccttctccccccctctctctaccaaagtagtggtagtataggagagaatggggtattttttttctttttccaccaatgtgggaaaaaagtatttataggaaaggatagagatttatttcttgtcatctaccaatgagggagaaaaagcatttaggggATTTTTTGGAATGTACAAATTAAAGATAaagtgaggtggaagataatgtggggggaaatagtacaatctttaaatttcaaaattggaaaaggacaaagttggggggaatagtgcaatttgaatttagtttttggtgggaattgggtaaaagttatgagagttcttgagaattttggggttatttaaaatataaccccaattggaatttaaaatttagccatatttatttattttgaccaaattaaaaattaattgacgaattgcattgcaattatgaccaatttttaattatggtcaaatctaatagattggctaaattaaattaaaatttgataagaattaataccttttttttttaatctcgagcttcttgatttaataaaatgaatgcatatttatccaaataaattatttttgagaataaattatatttaaattaagattttaatcatttgaatttattttcaagataagccttaattaaatccgatattttgtaaaataaatatttaagtaacaaattatataatctcgtataactgaacataatagtatataatcgctacttaaaatgacaaaatcacatacaaaaaatcttttaagttttttttttttggatgaaataattattttagtttattaaaaactgaagaaactcaggattaaatttagttgtgTAGGGCAAAAATTAGATTTCAACATCTAAAACATTCTATTTGACAGTGCACTCCACTCATTAACTAATACTAATCAACCAAGTCATAGCTAGTTGTGATCTACAATACAAATAGAATCAATGTAACAGTAACAATGCTATGCTGAGCTAACTGGTAACTACTCTAAGCTAACTGCAGCTAGTATACATATTTGGAACACACAAAAAGCTAACTTTGGAATGtgcataaatatatttataagaaTGGCCAATCCTCAAATTGGAAGATACaaatacataaacaaaataaatttcataTGTTAAACATTTTTGTTAGTAAATCTACACAACAaaagcttcttctttttcttttctttttctaaatttttgtgAGGGGAAGTTGGGGGTGGGAAAATGGGGAGGGAGATTAAAGTTGGGAAATCCAACCGTCACCAACAAGGTGAAAGTTCAAGTAGTCAACCAATTGTGAGAGATGCAAATGCAGAAATAAACTTTTATAAGAGTCCGAGCAACTGAAATAAAACGGATTCCCCTTTATTAGCATATAAAGGATGAACCAAAACATCAACAAAGACATGAACCAAACATCAATAAAGACGATgatgacaacaacaacatacccagaaTATTTTCATATAGTGGGATCATACCAGTACCTCAGAGATGAGGTAGAAAAGTTGTTTCCGAACCAAACACCAATAAAGACATGAACTAAAACACCAATGAAGACAAGAACCAAACATCAGTAAAGACATGAACCAAAACATCAATAGATACTACTCTAACACTTTTCTTGTTCTGGTTCATCAAGCAAAGCTTCTTAAGTTCCTCCATAACTTCTTCTTCAacatcttgtttttccttttctcttattttctcacTCAATTCTCCGGATTTCGTCCTCAATTCTTCTCCCTTCTTCTCCACTATAACGTTTCTTATGGCTTTCACGATCTCCTCTCTTTCCACCCTTACGTTTTCATCTCTCCGAACTTCCAAAGCTATACCAAGCTCAACCTCATATT encodes the following:
- the LOC124896553 gene encoding uncharacterized protein LOC124896553, whose protein sequence is MALLLELAANKYTKMNFMNNGTCNAIVLSWIMNTVSENLLSGIVYATSAYAVCEDLKERFDKVNRMCNYQLYREINMLSQGTDSGSVYFTKMKSLWSEYDVLVPNTSCGCPKSKDYVDHLYELRLLQFFSGLNELYDQDCKQILLKRDISTINEAYAMIIEDKIQHSSYMITVHEKLEPLAMQVHRNNNLDKGTRIIEEGDMNIVPSQLFSKLGYGFRSHTSCDTTRHMPKDGKGSCQYHHDKSHLPNGATVGISQTVEDYISGDELIKDVSFVLEFKLNLLSVAKVTKELSCFIYFYPNFCVFRDLLSGKVKEIGRQEGGLNIFKNNWKKKLNNAVNMHDKITAEVVAHSSTLWH